Proteins encoded in a region of the Pseudothermotoga elfii DSM 9442 = NBRC 107921 genome:
- a CDS encoding sensor domain-containing diguanylate cyclase, whose protein sequence is MPFDFYLKIQIDLSIFGKLKNLIFWTFNLIILLLSTVSILSTYALSRGIQKSLKILFDHVKHNSKISKKTGVIEIDQLIDRYDSLIKQLNEQLEEKEKFTGLLSKEISQKNKLQKRLEKLALTDELTGVYNRYAALKILSAYLKTNRFKITICYFDIDHFKLINDSIGHSAGDNLLKFVVEVVKRCVRKSDKIARIGGDEFLIVFPNSSEKEVKFIMERVNSSLNNEKPDEFKSFEISISYGLIELEPNSSLDIDDILKIADKRMYQNKRSKKK, encoded by the coding sequence TTGCCTTTTGATTTTTATCTAAAAATCCAGATAGATCTTTCTATTTTTGGGAAACTCAAAAATCTCATATTCTGGACATTCAACCTGATTATCTTGCTTCTCTCGACAGTGTCTATTTTGTCCACCTATGCCCTAAGCAGAGGAATTCAAAAGTCGTTGAAAATCCTTTTTGATCACGTTAAGCACAATTCAAAAATTTCCAAAAAAACCGGGGTAATAGAAATAGATCAATTAATCGACAGATATGATAGCCTTATCAAACAGCTCAACGAACAATTGGAAGAAAAAGAAAAGTTTACAGGACTATTGTCAAAAGAAATTTCACAGAAAAACAAACTCCAAAAGAGATTGGAAAAACTTGCATTGACAGACGAACTAACCGGTGTTTATAATAGATACGCCGCACTGAAGATACTTTCTGCTTATCTGAAAACAAATCGCTTCAAGATAACAATTTGCTATTTTGATATTGATCATTTTAAGCTGATCAATGATTCTATAGGCCATAGTGCTGGAGATAATCTGCTGAAATTTGTTGTTGAAGTGGTAAAAAGATGTGTAAGAAAATCAGATAAGATTGCCAGAATCGGCGGCGATGAATTTTTAATAGTTTTTCCAAATTCTTCTGAAAAAGAAGTTAAGTTTATTATGGAAAGAGTGAATAGCAGTCTAAACAACGAAAAACCCGATGAATTCAAGTCGTTTGAAATTTCTATAAGTTATGGATTAATAGAGTTAGAACCGAATTCATCCTTAGACATAGATGATATTTTGAAGATCGCAGATAAAAGAATGTATCAGAACAAGAGATCAAAGAAAAAGTAG
- a CDS encoding methyl-accepting chemotaxis protein yields the protein MKSIKSRILFWFLSSTIALLVILGIFIFTQTRNTVLPLTQELSNEVVKGNATMINEWLNGRTLELKAIAQSGTMDFLSTAAYWVAEQLSEKVKDRKEVFDTYFITDSNGQMWETDGASIVSLEGSDREFFKNLMKDDQYTFVGDVHLSPLSKRYVFVIAHKVIDSYGNVAGVFGATIPLEKLSQMTAGIKMGHVGYGWIVDSHGLVLAHPDDSVVLKLNVLTSSKEGYTNLDTLGEKMVNGENGFGQITMPDKTKSFVFFTPIAGSPGWTLGMTIPEADLMAHTNTLLRVVIIVLLVIVGIVVLISFLVGNTISRPIRNLASSVEKFGSGDLITQFEIHGKDEIANMAKALNSMADSLRESLRSVKESAQTVDTYASDLEQIARNSREIAEKLSTQAEEINTNVQNASASIQQVSSGVEEVAASAQNVSKSTQQLSERAEKVTDAAKEGEESIEKIIEIVNKAKERADLTTKTVGGLTEDAKNIATIVETINSIAEQTNLLALNAAIEAARAGEAGKGFAVVADEIRKLAEQSKSATENIANILRKIQQSAKDADYQTNQTAEVVEEAAKQAVVVGERLKDILTEVESMGSMVESTAASAQEQSAATEEMASAMDNATKAVTTIAQQIESMVHYVKQQTEGAQKVSEASKQLKEMSQLLVESLAKFRSE from the coding sequence GTGAAATCTATAAAGTCGAGGATTTTATTTTGGTTTCTTTCAAGCACGATAGCATTACTTGTTATTTTAGGAATCTTTATTTTTACACAAACAAGAAATACGGTTTTGCCACTCACCCAGGAATTAAGCAATGAAGTTGTTAAAGGGAATGCAACGATGATAAACGAATGGCTCAATGGAAGGACTCTTGAGCTTAAAGCAATCGCACAGAGTGGAACGATGGATTTTCTTTCAACAGCTGCTTACTGGGTGGCAGAACAATTATCAGAAAAAGTGAAGGACCGGAAGGAAGTTTTTGATACTTATTTCATTACAGATAGCAATGGGCAAATGTGGGAAACCGATGGAGCAAGTATAGTTTCTCTTGAGGGATCTGATCGGGAATTTTTTAAAAACCTGATGAAAGATGATCAATATACATTCGTGGGTGATGTACATCTATCTCCTCTTTCTAAGAGGTATGTTTTTGTGATAGCGCATAAAGTTATAGATAGTTATGGAAACGTCGCCGGAGTTTTTGGTGCAACTATCCCGCTTGAAAAGCTTTCACAGATGACTGCTGGAATAAAAATGGGACATGTCGGTTATGGATGGATAGTTGACTCGCATGGGCTTGTGCTGGCTCATCCTGATGATAGCGTAGTGTTGAAACTCAACGTTCTTACGAGTTCGAAAGAAGGATACACCAATCTGGATACGCTTGGGGAAAAGATGGTGAACGGAGAAAATGGTTTTGGCCAGATTACAATGCCTGATAAAACAAAGAGTTTCGTGTTTTTCACGCCAATTGCTGGCAGCCCGGGGTGGACTCTTGGTATGACCATACCTGAGGCCGATTTGATGGCTCATACAAACACACTTTTGAGAGTGGTTATCATAGTTCTGCTGGTAATAGTTGGAATCGTTGTTTTGATTTCATTTCTGGTTGGAAATACCATATCAAGACCTATCAGAAATCTGGCGAGCAGTGTTGAAAAATTCGGTAGTGGAGATTTAATTACCCAATTTGAGATACACGGAAAAGATGAGATTGCGAACATGGCAAAGGCATTAAATTCGATGGCCGATTCTCTGAGAGAATCTTTGAGATCTGTCAAGGAATCTGCGCAAACCGTTGATACTTATGCGTCCGATCTTGAACAGATAGCGAGGAACAGCCGTGAAATAGCAGAGAAACTTTCCACGCAAGCTGAGGAAATAAACACAAATGTTCAAAATGCTTCTGCTTCAATTCAGCAGGTTAGCTCAGGTGTTGAAGAAGTTGCTGCAAGTGCCCAGAATGTTTCTAAATCCACTCAGCAACTCAGTGAACGAGCCGAGAAAGTTACCGATGCAGCAAAAGAAGGCGAAGAGTCAATAGAAAAAATAATTGAAATTGTCAACAAGGCAAAAGAGAGAGCCGATTTAACAACAAAAACCGTTGGAGGTTTGACTGAAGATGCAAAAAACATTGCCACGATTGTTGAAACCATAAACTCGATAGCAGAACAGACAAATCTTCTTGCTTTGAATGCTGCTATAGAAGCTGCAAGGGCCGGGGAAGCCGGTAAAGGCTTTGCCGTAGTTGCAGACGAGATACGAAAACTTGCTGAGCAGAGCAAATCAGCTACCGAGAATATAGCAAATATTTTGAGAAAAATTCAGCAAAGTGCAAAAGATGCTGATTATCAAACCAATCAAACCGCTGAAGTAGTCGAGGAAGCAGCCAAGCAGGCCGTTGTGGTTGGAGAGAGATTGAAGGATATCCTTACGGAAGTTGAATCAATGGGAAGCATGGTGGAGTCAACTGCGGCGAGTGCTCAAGAGCAAAGCGCGGCTACGGAGGAAATGGCAAGTGCCATGGACAATGCTACCAAGGCAGTAACCACAATTGCTCAACAGATAGAGAGTATGGTTCATTATGTTAAACAGCAAACAGAAGGAGCCCAGAAGGTAAGTGAGGCAAGCAAGCAGTTGAAAGAAATGTCTCAACTTCTTGTTGAAAGTCTTGCAAAATTTAGAAGTGAGTAG
- a CDS encoding cupin domain-containing protein, producing MVIKPESMKSEKIENMRGGKGEVEILHLLDKELMLGKARLFAKLSVRPGSSVGFHRHDNEFEIFYILSGEGIFNDNGVSKPIRAGDICFTNSGESHSIENISQKDLEFLAVIVLL from the coding sequence ATGGTTATCAAACCAGAGTCAATGAAATCCGAGAAAATCGAAAACATGCGCGGCGGAAAAGGAGAAGTGGAAATACTCCATTTATTGGACAAAGAATTAATGCTTGGAAAAGCAAGACTTTTTGCAAAATTATCTGTTCGCCCTGGTTCATCAGTGGGTTTTCATCGACACGACAACGAATTTGAGATATTCTACATTCTTTCTGGAGAGGGCATCTTCAACGACAACGGCGTTTCAAAACCCATCCGGGCTGGAGATATCTGTTTCACTAACTCTGGTGAGAGTCACTCTATTGAAAATATTTCGCAAAAAGATCTGGAATTTCTTGCAGTCATTGTATTGCTATAG
- a CDS encoding inositol monophosphatase family protein translates to MDRMDFSIKIARKVGLYLMEHWGNAENVRQKSSFQDLVSDCDKQAQKMIVQKIKDHFPDDAILAEEGLFEKGDRMWIIDPIDGTMNYVHGLPSFAIGIAYVEKEQVILGVAHDPVLNETYYAIKGQGAYKNGERINVSENSLLKDSIGNTGFYTDFTGIFISAIEKKVRRVRMTGSAILAGAYVACGRFDFFIAKRANSWDVAPLFVLVPEAGGIVTDLSGNQAHLNTGNFLFSNGLLHDQVLEVIREVNKKARK, encoded by the coding sequence ATGGACAGAATGGATTTTTCAATAAAGATCGCCAGAAAAGTCGGTCTCTACCTGATGGAACACTGGGGCAATGCAGAAAATGTTCGGCAAAAAAGCTCTTTTCAGGACCTGGTAAGTGACTGCGACAAGCAAGCACAGAAAATGATTGTTCAGAAGATAAAAGACCATTTTCCAGATGACGCTATTTTAGCCGAGGAAGGGCTATTCGAAAAAGGAGACAGAATGTGGATAATTGATCCGATAGACGGCACAATGAACTACGTCCATGGTCTACCTTCTTTTGCGATTGGAATCGCCTACGTTGAAAAAGAGCAAGTTATCCTTGGCGTAGCACACGATCCAGTTCTCAACGAGACATACTACGCAATCAAAGGGCAGGGTGCGTATAAAAATGGGGAAAGAATAAATGTTTCAGAAAATTCGCTTTTGAAAGACTCTATTGGAAATACAGGCTTTTATACAGATTTTACAGGGATCTTCATCAGCGCAATCGAAAAGAAAGTCAGGCGGGTGAGAATGACAGGCAGTGCTATACTTGCTGGCGCTTATGTTGCCTGTGGAAGGTTTGATTTCTTTATAGCAAAAAGAGCCAATTCTTGGGATGTAGCTCCTTTATTCGTCCTCGTTCCAGAAGCTGGTGGAATCGTAACGGACCTGTCCGGAAACCAGGCACATCTCAACACCGGTAATTTTCTTTTCAGTAACGGTCTATTACACGATCAAGTCTTAGAAGTCATAAGAGAGGTGAATAAAAAAGCAAGAAAATGA
- the tsaE gene encoding tRNA (adenosine(37)-N6)-threonylcarbamoyltransferase complex ATPase subunit type 1 TsaE, producing MKYHFGCLKENELKLLAGIIFEELKNGDLVLLIGQLGSGKTTFVKYLAPLFGVDQQKVRSPSFSLINIYSGNTILYHVDLYRLEKIDEEFLMELEEILEQKNGIILVEWADKLEKFWPKDCLRLYFDYCQHGRTVQIEVKIDILKKLVSRWSDCLQNSKN from the coding sequence ATGAAATATCATTTTGGATGTCTCAAGGAAAACGAACTAAAGCTCCTGGCTGGTATCATCTTTGAAGAACTTAAAAACGGTGATCTGGTATTATTGATAGGTCAGCTTGGCTCGGGAAAAACAACATTTGTGAAATATCTTGCGCCTTTATTTGGTGTAGATCAGCAAAAGGTTAGAAGCCCGAGTTTTTCGCTCATAAATATCTATTCTGGTAATACCATTCTGTACCACGTGGATCTTTATCGACTTGAAAAAATAGACGAAGAGTTTCTCATGGAACTCGAAGAGATTCTTGAGCAAAAAAACGGAATAATTTTAGTAGAATGGGCAGACAAGCTCGAAAAGTTTTGGCCAAAAGATTGTCTCAGGCTGTATTTTGATTATTGCCAGCACGGAAGAACTGTTCAAATAGAAGTAAAAATCGATATTTTGAAAAAACTTGTATCGAGGTGGTCAGATTGTCTACAAAATTCGAAAAATTAG
- the lon gene encoding endopeptidase La encodes MSTKFEKLEKLARESFQSPEVPETLPLIHLRNGMIIFPQTVVPVHVAREKTLLALEQSIESYQQFVFVTSQKDPSVEEPSFDQLYEIGTVSKVLQVVQLPDGSFRVLLEGLERARAYEVVQDNPFLVKLEILKVNYRKTKKLEALIRSVRESFAKYAYYTQRYSQETLSAMSEISDANRLADFVASLLPLQLKQRQSLLEQLKPAKRLEMILEILSHENEILEIERELDTKVKKRIEENQKEFFLREKLKAITEELGEKDTEADQLKARLQKLKLPEHAKQKATLEIERLEKMSPYSAEATVIRTYLDWLFNLPWDNSTEDRQDISQAEKILQASHYGLKEAKERILEFLAVRKRSNSVKAPILCFVGPPGVGKTSLARAVSQALNRKFAHMSLGGLRDEAEIKGHRRTYVGAMPGRILQLIRTAQSKNPVLLLDEIDKMAVSFQGDPAAALLEVLDPEQNKEFVDHYLEIPFDLSNVLFITTANVTHTIPPALLDRMEIIELEGYTDYEKSIIARQYIIPKLMGENALNEATFKITQGAIKKIIHTYTREAGVRQLTRMLQRLMRKSALKIEQGAKSVVIKSKDLEHFLGPQPVQNDIMLSKPEIGAVHGLAWTEYGGVVMVVESLLMPGKGDLILTGRLGEVMRESARIALSVARSFCGQDCKEKFQQSDIHINLPEGAVPKDGPSAGITMTVAMISSVLGKPVRNDTAMTGEITLRGKILAVGGVKEKILAAHRHGIKRILLPKANEKDLKRIPPQVKDKMEFIFVEDIEKAVEKSCS; translated from the coding sequence TTGTCTACAAAATTCGAAAAATTAGAAAAATTAGCCAGAGAATCTTTCCAGAGCCCTGAAGTACCAGAAACATTACCCCTGATACATCTAAGAAATGGAATGATTATTTTTCCACAAACAGTTGTACCAGTGCATGTTGCAAGAGAAAAAACACTGCTTGCCCTGGAACAATCAATAGAATCATACCAGCAATTTGTATTTGTCACGTCACAGAAGGATCCTTCAGTAGAGGAACCTTCTTTTGATCAATTGTACGAAATTGGGACCGTATCAAAAGTGCTTCAAGTTGTACAACTGCCAGATGGGAGCTTCAGGGTTCTTCTGGAAGGTCTCGAACGGGCACGAGCTTATGAAGTCGTTCAGGACAATCCGTTTTTAGTGAAGCTCGAAATTCTGAAAGTGAACTACAGAAAAACAAAGAAACTCGAAGCGCTTATAAGAAGCGTGCGAGAGAGTTTTGCAAAATATGCTTACTACACACAGAGATATTCTCAAGAAACACTTTCGGCCATGTCAGAAATCTCAGATGCAAACAGATTAGCAGATTTTGTTGCATCACTACTCCCTCTTCAATTAAAACAGCGCCAATCTTTACTTGAACAACTAAAACCAGCAAAAAGGCTTGAGATGATACTTGAAATATTGTCACACGAAAATGAGATTCTTGAGATCGAAAGAGAACTTGACACAAAAGTCAAAAAGAGGATCGAAGAGAATCAAAAAGAATTCTTTCTTCGGGAAAAATTGAAAGCCATCACAGAAGAGTTAGGAGAAAAAGATACAGAAGCTGATCAGCTTAAAGCTCGATTACAAAAATTAAAACTTCCAGAACACGCAAAACAAAAAGCCACACTGGAAATCGAAAGATTGGAGAAAATGTCCCCCTACTCTGCAGAAGCCACAGTAATAAGAACGTACCTGGATTGGTTATTTAATTTGCCATGGGATAACTCCACAGAGGACAGGCAGGATATTTCACAAGCAGAGAAGATATTGCAAGCGAGTCATTACGGGCTGAAAGAAGCAAAAGAAAGAATTCTTGAATTTCTCGCGGTGAGAAAAAGGAGTAACTCTGTCAAAGCCCCTATACTTTGCTTTGTCGGTCCTCCAGGTGTTGGAAAAACATCGCTGGCAAGAGCCGTCTCACAAGCATTGAACAGAAAATTTGCACACATGTCGCTTGGAGGATTGAGAGATGAAGCTGAAATAAAAGGGCACAGAAGAACTTATGTCGGAGCAATGCCTGGGCGGATATTGCAATTGATCAGAACCGCACAGAGTAAAAACCCTGTACTCTTGCTTGATGAAATAGACAAAATGGCTGTTAGTTTTCAGGGTGATCCAGCTGCCGCATTGCTCGAAGTTCTCGATCCAGAGCAAAATAAAGAGTTCGTAGATCACTATCTTGAAATACCATTCGATCTGTCAAATGTCCTATTCATAACAACAGCAAATGTAACACACACTATTCCGCCTGCTTTGCTTGACAGAATGGAAATAATTGAACTTGAAGGTTATACTGACTATGAAAAATCCATTATAGCCAGACAGTACATAATTCCAAAACTTATGGGAGAAAATGCACTGAATGAAGCTACATTTAAAATAACTCAGGGCGCTATCAAAAAAATCATTCATACTTACACAAGAGAAGCAGGCGTAAGGCAACTAACCCGTATGCTTCAAAGATTGATGAGAAAGTCTGCTTTGAAAATCGAACAGGGTGCAAAATCTGTTGTAATTAAATCAAAAGATCTCGAACATTTCCTTGGACCACAGCCAGTTCAAAATGACATAATGCTGTCAAAACCTGAAATAGGAGCAGTGCACGGGCTTGCATGGACAGAGTATGGTGGCGTAGTAATGGTTGTCGAATCTTTACTGATGCCGGGAAAAGGTGATTTAATTCTGACAGGTAGGTTGGGCGAGGTGATGAGAGAATCTGCAAGAATAGCTTTAAGTGTTGCCCGATCTTTTTGCGGTCAGGACTGTAAAGAAAAATTCCAGCAGAGTGACATTCACATAAATTTACCGGAAGGCGCCGTTCCAAAAGATGGCCCATCTGCAGGCATAACGATGACGGTGGCAATGATTTCATCTGTCTTAGGGAAACCCGTTAGAAATGATACTGCTATGACTGGTGAAATAACCTTAAGAGGGAAAATTCTCGCAGTTGGTGGTGTGAAAGAAAAAATTCTCGCGGCACACAGACATGGCATAAAAAGGATCTTATTACCAAAAGCAAATGAAAAAGATTTAAAAAGAATACCACCGCAGGTAAAAGACAAAATGGAATTCATATTTGTCGAGGACATAGAAAAGGCGGTAGAAAAATCGTGTTCGTAA
- the yihA gene encoding ribosome biogenesis GTP-binding protein YihA/YsxC, with translation MFVKNVDLVACAYSESDFPQPLFGEICFVGRSNVGKSTLLNVLFNKKIARASKRPGKTRSINFYEVNRKYYFVDLPGYGYAEASKKERQRWALIIEKYFENRAHRIKLSILLIDCRLFLQESDKMFLEWSEYFQVPVTIVLSKVDKLNQSELCRKVREFEKQNLEVIPYSAITKKGIDRIIEKITSALQ, from the coding sequence GTGTTCGTAAAAAATGTTGATCTTGTTGCCTGCGCTTATAGCGAAAGTGATTTTCCTCAGCCATTGTTTGGTGAAATTTGTTTTGTAGGACGATCAAATGTAGGAAAATCAACTTTACTTAATGTATTATTTAATAAGAAAATTGCCAGAGCAAGTAAAAGGCCGGGTAAGACCAGATCAATAAACTTTTACGAAGTTAACAGAAAATATTATTTCGTAGATCTACCTGGTTATGGGTATGCAGAGGCATCAAAAAAAGAACGACAAAGATGGGCTCTGATAATTGAAAAATATTTTGAAAACAGGGCTCACCGGATTAAACTCAGTATACTTTTAATTGATTGTAGACTTTTTTTGCAAGAAAGTGATAAAATGTTTCTTGAGTGGAGCGAGTATTTTCAGGTTCCTGTTACAATTGTTTTGAGCAAGGTGGACAAATTAAATCAATCTGAACTTTGCAGGAAAGTGAGGGAATTCGAAAAACAGAATTTAGAGGTAATACCTTATTCAGCGATAACAAAGAAAGGTATCGATAGAATAATAGAAAAAATAACATCTGCGTTGCAATAA
- a CDS encoding HD-GYP domain-containing protein — translation MKKQSIFILYILLLFSALIVLFCTSLFDNSWKFDLRFSIFFILAILFEAVGFSVLKISNNNVRLTGGLLINVLMACVLPISEAIFISSFSVVFSGLVLAHSKDMKKYLFNISQIGISIYVVSIVFDSLKTLSITVDMWFALLASLLYIFTNSLLFSIGLYLVTNNSFQKSFVNTIKVPFLSAFMSLPLIALAYVLYNFIDLLSIPLIFGAFLAIQLGNLFRSEYQQSKFENLKLMVKSLELKDLYTSGHSEKASRLAYLIAKKLGLSEKECERIRTACILHDVGKIGVPDYILNKPEKLSDKEFEVIKTHPTKSEELLRTVNSLKGKEAKWVRHHHERWDGMGYPDGLKGEEIPLPSRIIAAADVYEALTSARPYRDSYSKEKAIEMIKEMSGTVLDPNIASILIEIVTDDQFGA, via the coding sequence ATGAAGAAGCAAAGCATATTTATACTTTATATATTGTTACTTTTCTCTGCTTTAATAGTATTATTCTGTACATCTCTGTTCGACAACTCTTGGAAATTCGACCTGAGATTTTCTATTTTCTTTATACTTGCAATCTTGTTTGAGGCAGTTGGATTCTCGGTTTTAAAAATATCTAACAATAACGTCAGATTAACGGGCGGGCTGCTAATCAATGTGCTGATGGCATGCGTTTTGCCCATAAGTGAAGCTATCTTCATTTCGTCTTTCTCTGTTGTCTTCTCAGGTTTAGTTCTTGCTCACAGTAAAGATATGAAAAAGTACTTATTTAATATCTCGCAAATCGGTATTTCCATATATGTCGTCTCGATAGTCTTCGATTCTCTGAAAACACTTTCCATTACCGTAGATATGTGGTTTGCTCTCTTAGCCTCGCTTTTATACATTTTCACAAATTCCTTGCTATTCTCCATAGGTCTTTATTTAGTCACAAATAATTCATTTCAAAAAAGCTTCGTCAATACCATAAAAGTACCTTTTTTAAGTGCATTCATGTCTCTTCCTTTAATTGCTCTTGCCTACGTTTTGTATAATTTTATTGACTTACTATCCATCCCATTAATCTTCGGAGCTTTTTTAGCTATTCAACTTGGAAATCTTTTCAGAAGTGAATACCAGCAGTCAAAATTCGAAAATCTTAAATTAATGGTGAAAAGTTTAGAATTGAAAGATTTGTACACAAGTGGCCACAGTGAAAAGGCATCCAGGCTTGCTTACCTCATAGCCAAAAAATTGGGGCTCTCAGAAAAAGAGTGTGAAAGAATAAGAACCGCATGTATACTTCACGATGTTGGAAAAATAGGTGTTCCAGATTACATATTGAACAAGCCTGAAAAATTATCTGACAAAGAGTTCGAAGTCATAAAAACTCATCCAACAAAATCAGAAGAACTCCTCAGAACCGTTAACAGTTTGAAAGGAAAAGAGGCTAAATGGGTGAGGCATCACCATGAACGATGGGATGGAATGGGATACCCGGATGGCTTAAAAGGCGAAGAAATACCTCTTCCTTCAAGAATAATAGCAGCAGCGGATGTATATGAAGCTTTGACAAGTGCAAGACCTTACCGTGATTCATATTCCAAAGAAAAAGCCATAGAAATGATCAAAGAAATGTCTGGAACAGTGCTTGATCCCAATATTGCCAGTATACTGATTGAAATCGTCACTGATGATCAGTTCGGTGCCTGA
- a CDS encoding DUF6115 domain-containing protein, whose amino-acid sequence MDFLSWLVVLSTLATVAFAWGVFLSNLGRIPQKSEEYEKLEDRILQLMGQFRHMSAIRLNMLDKKIEEMRKLIKEANSLYGKLCVQETKLVDKTCEWDSNVETELHDKEPESHESEHEEAPDSENNTSVERKILLLYQEGKTEQEIARSLGIGVGEVMLILSLFRHRTDHQ is encoded by the coding sequence TTGGATTTTCTTTCATGGTTAGTTGTTTTAAGCACACTCGCGACAGTTGCTTTTGCCTGGGGCGTTTTTCTTTCAAACCTCGGGCGGATCCCACAGAAATCTGAAGAGTATGAAAAACTTGAAGATAGAATTTTACAATTGATGGGGCAATTTCGGCATATGTCAGCTATCAGATTGAATATGCTTGATAAAAAGATAGAGGAAATGCGAAAGCTTATAAAAGAAGCAAATTCTCTTTATGGAAAGCTTTGTGTTCAAGAAACGAAGCTTGTTGATAAAACCTGCGAATGGGATTCAAATGTTGAAACAGAACTTCATGATAAAGAACCTGAATCACATGAGTCTGAGCATGAGGAGGCCCCTGATTCTGAAAATAATACTTCCGTAGAGAGAAAAATATTACTCCTTTATCAAGAAGGAAAAACAGAACAGGAGATAGCAAGATCGCTCGGTATAGGGGTCGGGGAAGTGATGCTCATTCTCTCACTTTTCAGGCACCGAACTGATCATCAGTGA
- a CDS encoding potassium channel beta subunit family protein has translation MEYRKVGKWGLKISELSIGSWITFGNQLDLETSKALIKAAVNNGINFFDTAEAYANGIAESMLGEVLKAYRRSDIVVSTKIFWGGNGPNDRGLSRKHLLEGTWASLKRLQMDYVDLIYCHRPDPEVPMEEVVLTMDQIVRNGLALYWGTSEWSAEELERAHQTAKQLNCIPPVVEQPQYNMLVRERVEKEYAPIYEKYGMGLTTFSPLASGLLTGKYIKGIPENSRLARYEWLRKRFEETGLFSQATFEKLEKLQKISLQLGCTLSQLAIAWCLKNPHVSSVILGVSKMEQFEENIKAVEVKEKLTDDVMAEIEKILA, from the coding sequence ATGGAATACAGAAAAGTTGGAAAATGGGGATTAAAAATAAGTGAGTTATCAATTGGATCATGGATAACTTTCGGCAATCAATTGGATCTGGAAACTTCGAAAGCACTTATCAAAGCAGCTGTAAACAATGGTATCAATTTTTTTGACACTGCCGAGGCTTATGCAAATGGTATAGCTGAATCAATGCTTGGTGAAGTGTTAAAAGCCTACAGAAGATCTGACATTGTTGTTTCAACAAAGATTTTCTGGGGTGGAAATGGACCAAATGACAGAGGATTATCTCGCAAACATTTGCTGGAAGGTACATGGGCCTCTTTAAAAAGGCTTCAAATGGATTATGTTGATCTAATTTATTGCCACAGGCCAGACCCAGAAGTACCTATGGAGGAAGTAGTTCTGACAATGGATCAAATTGTGAGAAATGGACTTGCACTTTACTGGGGAACCTCAGAATGGAGTGCAGAGGAACTGGAAAGGGCTCACCAAACTGCGAAACAATTGAACTGTATACCGCCTGTTGTCGAACAGCCTCAATACAATATGCTCGTACGCGAAAGGGTAGAGAAAGAATATGCACCTATTTATGAAAAATACGGGATGGGTCTCACTACATTCAGCCCTCTGGCATCTGGATTATTAACAGGAAAATACATTAAGGGTATACCAGAAAACTCAAGGCTTGCCAGATATGAATGGCTGAGAAAGAGATTTGAAGAAACAGGTCTGTTCAGCCAGGCTACTTTTGAAAAACTTGAAAAACTTCAAAAAATATCTCTGCAACTTGGTTGCACTCTTTCTCAACTGGCGATCGCGTGGTGTTTGAAAAATCCACATGTTTCAAGCGTTATACTTGGCGTTTCAAAAATGGAGCAATTCGAGGAAAACATAAAAGCAGTTGAAGTGAAAGAAAAACTCACAGATGATGTGATGGCTGAGATAGAAAAAATCCTCGCTTGA